In the genome of Choristoneura fumiferana chromosome 21, NRCan_CFum_1, whole genome shotgun sequence, the window AAGAGAAAAAATTGCTTTGCTTTGACCTGATTTCTTACAGATGAAGATATTTTTATAACTCTAACTCACTTTTGTACTACATATATTATCTATCATTAATGTACGACTGTAGGTATgactgtatttttaaaataaataaataatattagtaaaaataaatgccCAATAAGTAAATGACACTTCTAACTTAATATTGcttatgacataaaattaaagatgataACTGCCCGGATATTTGGAAGTTAACTTATTTTGTAGTAGAgacaaatatcattttttttattattacttgttATTGGATCAGTTTGATAACAACACAGCAGAAATCAGTTTAACTGTAAAAGAATGAGTGCGTAATTAAATAGagaattaaatttttgaacACCTATAGAGAATGCTTACAAAGAAATTTATGTCAGGAATCGCTCTCTTCTGTATCTCGTGTTGTGTATTTGAGCAATGCAGTAGCAGCAGTAGTATGCAgcagtgttttatttattttaattctttaaatatttttgcatcgATTCAATGCGCTGCGAAGTTTCCGCACTGGCGGAAAATCAGCGCTGAGAGCTGCCTGTgcgctgtgggacgtatatagcatgatgatgatgatgtgcaTCTTTTTAGACTTTGTTTCGCATTTGCGTATATATAAAAATTgtgtataattttacttttttatgtgtgtttcatgttttttttggtttatttgtgtgtaattgtgtcaattttattgtatttgtgtctttcgtattagtgaataaatgttttgattctTTCTTTCAATGGTTGTGTTTTTTTGCAGTGCTGTCGTGCGGCGAGGCGGGAGCGGGCGCgggagcgggcgcgggcgcaggcgcgggagcgggagcgggctcggcgcgggcgcgcgcgcggcgctaCGTGGGGCTGTATACGGGCCCGTACTTCGACCCCGCCGCGCCCAACAACATCACCGCGCAGCTCGGCACACACGCATACCTGCCCTGCAAggtacacgcacacacacacacacagctcaCTTAGTAGCGAGAATCACGTATGTAAAGACAACTAGGCTGCCTATTCTCAGATGCAGTTCAGCAGAAAAATTGACTCTTGATGTAAAAagaaaagtcaaagtcaaagtcaaaatatctttattcaatttaggctataacaagcacttatgaatgtcaaaaaaaatctaccaccggttcggaaaaacctctgctgagaagaatccagcaagaaactcaacgaggtatatatatatatttttaaacagatttacaatattattaaattatatgtatacatcacaagtatttaacacaacttatttttaacacagtaggttcgctatttgaagggatcgctaaatgcggatcggaattatttccaaatatccctgtccatgatataatcattaactttataatacgcctttgatattaatgtcttcttgacaattgatctgaattttgtatccgtttcatttataatatttttggaattttattataaaaacgtatgcaatttcccagaaaactttttggttttagccagtctgtaagatggaactttaagcttccctgtgtttctagtagcctttggcttatcgacgttagtgggaaaatcacatgttcttcctaacatacatgattatttcaaaaacataaagcgacggcagggttaggatatctgtttccttaaaaaaagatcttaaagattcacgcgtcttcaaattataaattgctacCGACTTTGCCCACCTGAATGTGATCTACTGCAAAGACCAGTGAATACCTTCTTATACAAGAGACTGAGTTTATTTGGCAGCACATCCCGACGACACTGACATTGGCCCACATAACAAGATTGACTCAAAAACTCAACAGAATTTATCTGTTGCTCTCAATCGCTCATTCTACGTACGTATTTTAAGCGCCCATGCCGTTCCCTAGCCACAACGTACTTAGAAAATGAAACCTTTTAAAAACGTTACTGCAGAGCTAatataaaattcgaaaatcaaagttcgtatcgtgccgtcccactaacacttataattatttaatacgagagtgaaaggcaCGGTACATAcgagacgaacttcgattttcgaaatgagggctatcgcgaatgaattcgccgctagaggcgctagtgtagcgtgaggtctccgaaatgtcaaatctcatagtttttgggtgagctacgcgggtttatttataataagattttttttgtgaatatttagcataacctgaaattaattatggcaattatgcgttacggggcaacgaatgtctgtgttttgagacagttttgtctttcggtaacttttgtcctccctttttttccgaacaaaacgggacttagcaacactgtggttgctggatatttttatggtacggttttaaggtgttttaaatatgattttaatctaaactttgttttaacgcccgtaataacagactctgaaagccacactcaaaaacctcacgcaacagtgcgccatctagtgagacaataaacgatagccctcattcgtagTAGCCATGCTAGCTGGTCTCTATTGTGACGGCGATGCGTGTGGCGTGTGGTGACTGGTGTCTGGTGTCTGGTGACTGGTGTCTGGTGTCTGGTGACTGGTGTCTGGTGTCTGTTGCAGGTGCGGCAGCTGAGCAACAAGTCCGTGTCGTGGATCCGTCGGCGCGACGCGCACATCCTGACCGTGGACCGCTTCACGTTCATCGCCGACGAGCGCTTCCAGGCCTTCCTGGTCGAGGCCACCGACACCTGGACGCTGCAGGTAACATTTCGTCACGTCGTACGACACGACACATATTTCAAAGGACTCTAGGATTATTCCAAATTATATggtaataaagcaaaagcagcccatgttactaataaaattaagtcctctaatgataaaattaaaacagtttgcaaaattataaatactgaaaccggtcgacgtaagaacgtggagtcctctatatcattaattattaacaacgtattagaaacggacgcggttaaagtagctgACGAgtgtaatacctacttctctatcaatccccatcgaaacgacaaaatgtctcgcgtcttcctcaaagttcgctgaatcgctcttaaaacgAAATGTATCTAATTCAAAcacaagtaattttaaattcactcatgtctctccctgtgacattattaagacttttagattattgccgtggtggcctagtggtttgacctatcgcctctcaagcagagggtcgtgggttcaaaccccggctcgcacctctgagtttttcgaaattcatgtgcggaattacatttaaatttaccacgagctttgcggtgaaggaaaacatcgtgaagaaacctgcacaaacatgcgaagcaattcaatggtgcgtgtgaagttcccaatccgcactgggcccgcgtgggaactatggccaagccctcttgttatgaggGGAGgcacccagcagtgggacgtatataggccgggatgatgatgaaagtaaaaaaaaacggaagacttttggggcgtctcagttaaagttcaacattccattttagatgtcgttgctccaactttagcttttatttttaaaagctgtatagatgaaggcgtatttccagatttgagcAAATAtggtaaagtagttcctatttttaaatcacataaagataatccctcttaTTATCGTCaggtgtccatcctatcagcgtttttggtgaaattttccaattaattaggacagaaaaactatattattttaaaaacgaaGAAGAAGGTTTGGTTTATCACTGATCGCTGAAGGGATGTTTTGTCATTCATTTTCAAAAATCGGTTCCTGACGGACAACGTAAGCCTACATGGGGCATGGCCGTGTGCGGAGCAACCTTTcaattttgacaaatttgaGAGAATATCTGTGGTTGAATGAAACATGTCGTGTTGTAGCGAGGCTTGGCCTTGTGTTGCAGGTGAAGTACGTGCAGGCGCGCGACGCCGGCGTCTACGAGTGCCAGGTCGGGACCGAGCCCAAGATGAGCCACTTCGTGCAGCTCAACGTCGTCGGTCAGTACACTCGCGCTTGctcaaacaaacagacaacacTTGCACCCCTAAAACAATACTAACGTCCGAATAAGGGTACCGGAGGTGAACAGACAGCGTTTACACTTGTGTGTCGATAGTATTCTATTGACCTCCACGAAATGATTATAAAGATGAAGCAAGCATCTTTCTTAATGCGCACTGCTAAAGAATGAGATTTATTTCCACCGTTTGTAATTTCGGACATGTACGAGTATAATCTGTGGCTCTCCGAAACTATAGCAAAAAGTTTGTCACTGAAGCAGCGTGATTACACCTTTGGCTTAATTTGCACTATCTCCCCGCGAGATAAGGACTCATTTCTGGTTAGCTTTGTGTTTAATTTACTGTAAATAATGAACTGCACTCAACCCCCAGGGTTTGCAGAGTGCAGGTCTTTGTCGCTAATAAGTTTATCCTAAACTTTTGATAAGTGTTTGTCGTGTCGCGGTTCCAGTGCCGAAGATCGAGATCGCGGGCGAGGCCGAGGTGTTCGTGCGCGCCGGCAGCACCGTGCGCGTCACGTGCGTCATCACGCAGGCGCTCGAGGAGCCCGCCTACATCTTCTGGTACCACAACGGCGCGCGCGTGCTGGACTACGACCGCGCTGCCAGGGACATCCGCATGGAGCGCCGCGCGCCCGACACCACGGTGCGTGCCTCCCCCACACACTGCCTCCCACACACACTGCCTCCCCCACACACTGGCTCCCCCACACACTGGCTCCCCACACACTGCCTCCCCCACACACTGCCTCCCCCCACACACTGCCCCTCTTTTAGGATGCCGGCGTCTTCCTCCCTCATCCCGACCGATACCACAGTACACCCGACGCGCCGCGGGGGACATCCGCATGGGGCGACGTATTCACACAATGATGTGTCTCTTAAAATCCGTCTGGATTATTGTTGTAGCGCCTCTTAACGCCTATGTACTTACAAGTGTTATAATTCTGCATTACCTCATTTTCCAACTAATAATTACACAAATATAACTTCCAACTTTCTTCCTTCGAATCTTTGGTCCCCAGTGTTACAACATCTGTCTAAACTAAAAAGAGATATTTCTATTATggtctactagcttttgctcgcggcttcgcccacgtggaattcggttatcgcgcgctgttccctccaaaactgtgcattttttcggaataaaagtagtctatgtttttctctggcccataaactatctctatgccaaaaatcacttcgatctgtcgctccgtttcgacgtgaaagaaggacaaacatacaaacacacacactttcgcattttggATTCCCACATtgagaataggtaggtacctactaaagcTGTCCAGCACTTTGCTAAtcttgcttgttttttttttgtacaaacatAAGGGTACGAAACCGTATGGCACAGTACGCTGAGGGCAAGGGTACCtgactaagttttttttagcaGATTACATACAAGCAACGCACCCTACACACCAAAATTCCTGCGAAAGCAATGcatgagtacctacctaattctaGTCGCAAAGGTATTCCATAGATACCTGCGGCGTCGCGGCGACACGTAGCCGACTGCTATCTGCAGTTAGCTACGGAATCGCTGCTTAACATTTTTAGCTGATGTACAGTATCTTAAACGTTGACGTTGACCTTGACCCTGATAGCTCGGATGGTGTCTGTGCAGGTGGGCGACCTGGTGATGTACAACACGCGGCGCGAGGACTCGGGCAACTACTCGTGCGCGCCCTCCAACCTCGACTCTGCCTCCGTCGTGCTGCACGTGCTCAGCGGTCAGTGTCCCCCCCCTTCCCCCAAGAGGACTTATAAATACAAattactgaaaatattttttctggattttttttaatctttgcgtaaccctcccttaactaaaaatatcttcggtatggttttctgctcttgtcaaagtcagctgttcaaacttgtggcggccattttgtgacttagcagggagataaaggagggtgtACGGTCcactaactttagcagagccttgattgACTGATTAGCGccaacagacgtttatgaatcatgttttttagcatcgggccttcaagaagccttcaaggaggctctaacggtttatgaataaggctgtaaagcTTTACACAACGGGCGTAAGCAGCAGTTAGGGGGCAAAATTTTCTATCGCTAAGCGATGCCTGGAAATGTATTGTGAGATATCTCGCATGTCGTTAAGCGCACCACTCGCAGTGTCTCGGCGGATGGGTGTTATGTGGTGTGTCGTGTTATTGCAGGCGAGCAGCCGGCAGCCATGCAGCACGGCAACGCGGCGCCGCCTCGCGCGCCCTCGctgccggccgccgccgccgccgccgtcgcgCTGCTGCTGGCCGCGCCCTCCGCGCTGCACaggctgctgctgctgctgtgaGTACTGACACGCCCCGCCATCCTCATATTGCTCTAAAACGGCACCATCTGATTTGTTTATAGACATTTACTCCTGGTGGCTCAAGTCTTGAAAAAGCCAGCATCCTACGTTCCCGGCGTTTTTACGGGTCACACCACTTCAATGGCAAGCTTTCGCCTGCCACCGTCATGAGGCTCACCATTTCCATTCTCTGCTCGGAATAAAGTAACAGATAGTAGACTCAAACTCGCCTCCATCCCCACTCTCACAGGGAGTTTTGGGCCTCGCAGCTACCACATGCCCCGACCCTCCTATGCTCACCCTCATTACAGAGCGCGAGGCGGCTCCAGACTGGTCGCAGACCATTACAGAGCGCGAGGCGGCTCCCGGCCGGTCGCAGACCATTCGTTGACCCCACGCCATGTCGCACAACATAGTGGAAGCGGTTACTTAGTTCAAGGCTGCAGAGCCGCTTCCCGGCAGCCAGCCCACATTCCTGTCTCTCTTCTATCCCCAAAGCCCCCTGTCATAAAACGTTTGCCACCTCTAGGCCGGTTGCAGAGTGGTGCCACCTTTTGCCTCACCTTTCGCTCATAACACAAATATTACCCTTCGTAAATGGCCTGGTCCAGTGTTACTTAAAAGCGCAAAATACAGGGAAACGGCGCCTTAGAAGGTCCTAGAAATCATGGTTGCGGAATACATATAAGGGATCGGGGGAAGCGGAGGACCCGGATCGGCAGTGCAGACTTGCAGAGCAACTACTCCGAGCGGTTTAAGACAGGGATAAATTTTCAGAGACAACGGCCAACCTCCAATAATGGAATGGcattttaaggaaaaaaaaattaaggaaaaggaaattttaaaggatcttttttgttttttttttgtcgccGCGCGGCGCCGCACGTAATCCTAGCATGATGGTGGGAAGTTCCTGTACCCAGGACGTCATTGTGAGCCTGGCCCTTAACGCGGCCTTCAAACTACGATGCCAACGCTCTAATTTTCCATTACTTTGGGGATGGTAAGGGGTAGTTCTCGCCCTGGTTACCCCTAGACGCTTCATTAACCTAATAAAAACGGCGCTCTCAAATTGTTGTCCCTGATCACTAGTAATTTTCCAGGGACAACCAAATCTGGCTACCCAGCCTTCATAAACAACCCTAGCGACTGTTTCCGCTGTAACATGACATACCGGAAATGCCTCGGGCCAACCCGTTACTCTGTCTATTAACGTTACCAAATATCTGTGCCCATTCGATGACGTCGGTAGTGGCCCTACGATATCAACGTGTAGGTGTTTGAATCTTCCTACCTCGGGAAAATGCCCTAACTCCGAGTGCGTGTGTTTGTGAATCTTTGCCTTCTGACACTGAATGCAAGTTTTTGCCCAATCGCCCACATCGCGATTCATGCTAGGCCAGTAAAAGCTACGTCTAACCATCTCCCGTGAAGCACGGAAACCTGGGTGACTTAAACTATGTAATGCATCGAACGCCTGTTTACGAAATCGTACCGGTAGGTACGGTCTCAACCGGCCTGTCGACACATCGCAATAAACCTCGCCACCGGAGTTAGGTACGTCAAGCTAAAATTATCTTTGCCTTAATTGCCAATGAAAAACACTAACAGTCAATTCCCGCGCCGCGAAAACTCTTCACCCCTACCAAAAAGTCACTGAACTGAACTCCGGTTTGCTGTCCGAGATCGGGGTCACCACTTTCGGGGAAAATTATCTGCGGCTATTGTAATCAAAGGCTGGGATtaattcactcattcatttgcCCCTAAGAtacaggtattttatacctagtTTAGGGGACAGAATTTCTCAATACTCTATAATGATTCTCATGTACAAACCTAATTATTGTATAGTGAACTGTAACATGCTTatgtacaaataaatttattattattattattattacttggtTATTTATTGGCGAGACACGTTAGAATGCCCTAACCGGCGAGAAAGCACTGTTCAGGGTTATTCCTATTTGTGGCATTGAAGACCTTATGTGTAGTGAcgcggtgtgtgtgtgtgtgtgttgcagACTGCAGTGCCACGACGAGGAGCGGCCGCGCCACTAGCGCCCCCCCGCGCCTCGCGCCTCCCGCGCCGCGTGCCGCGAGTGCTAGTGAGGACGCTCTCAAACCTGTACATACTTACTGCTGCTATATTACGATATCAAGTATTGATCTCGCGCCCGCGCGCCCCACATCGAACTCGACACGTATTCTCAGGATTCGTTAACAGTACAGACTGCAAGGAATTGTGTTAATCGCGTCGGCCCCGCGCCGCCTCCGACGTCCGCTAGTGTTTGTAAATAACGAGGCGGCGCCGGCCCGCCGGCCGCGCGGCACTGCGGCACGCACCGGGCACGGGCCACGGCGGCGGCACTGCCGCGGGTGCGCGCCTCGGACGCGTGCCGCGTGCCGCGCGCGGCAGCCGGCGCCCGCGGCCCAGCTGACGTTCATTTGTTTTGGTCTTATCGTTGAACAGTGGTGAAGTTTCGTTGACACTGTTACTGCCTCACttgtaaatacttatttataagaATACAAATAAAGATGAGATCGTTGAAACATTGTGTTACTTTTCTCCATCCTGATCCTCTTTGCCTTGgaatacttactttattttatttgattttattcggaaaaccaACAGCTTAAATTATATAGTATGCGGTATCGCGAGGAGACAGTGCGGCAGGAAAACTGGTAAActacaaaaagttgaaaatttttAATACCAATCTACGATAGTGACAATCGAGCCCTTTTTTCATATAgacacttttttagggttccggagccaaaatggcaaaaacggaaaccttatagtttcgccatgtctgtctgtctgtccgtccgcggctttgctcagggactatcaatgctagaaagctgtaattttacggacggcacggatatatatgtaaactatgccggcaaaatggtacaataaaaaactaaaaaaaaaatcccatagacgtaaagtgggggtgatttttttctcatccaaccgtatagtgtgggatatcgttggataggtcttttacaactacaacaatacaattttcgattcattgatttttttgcgaaatattcaactttatagtgcaaattttcattaaaatcgagcgtcccccccccccccttttaaaatctaaaccgccGCTAAAtcaaaatttaggatggtaggaaatatatcaaactttcaagaaaaactataacggctaagtttgcttgagaattattagtagttttactcttaaatagcagcctaaggtataaaatatacctaaacttggaagatcccgtataaaatacaaaatccttagaaaaatattacttaattttttcgtaatggccacggaaccctattttgggcgtgtccgacatgctcttggccggtttttactaaCAACTATTACTTttgtggaaaacgagcaaatgggcgACTTGATGAGTATAATAAATGCTACATCACAAGATTGTATAtaaggttaataataatagtaaagcCTCTTTATTAGTGATTTCGTATTATAGTCGATCATTACAGAGACTTTACGTCAAAGTCCTAAAATGTCCCAGTGTCGAATTTGCCTCCACATCGTAAGAGATCCATATCTTTCTACCTGCGACCTGAACatctggacattttacgactttgacttAAGACTCCGAACAGCTGAAGTGCTGTCAGCACACAAACCTTACCAGTAAATTctttttatgtattgtatgtcatacctacctatcttataagtaggtagttatgTTTCGTTCAATGCAGAAAGTAGTCATTAGTAATCATAATATCagtttattaataatgtttgcATAAAATTTTGAGATTTAATTAAAAGATGTACAGATGAAAGATGAAAGATGTGTAGATGTACAGTGGCGAAATTAAAAGGTTGACCAGTTTGCAAATAAATTCGTTTACACGTTGCAAGTacatgttacctttttgaatgacatCATGACGGAATATGCCATACCTACTTGGTCGATAAAGCCGATACTAAGCAAGCAAAAACAGACTTTAAGGTGGTGAACCCTTTCATTCTGCGAGTTTAAAGATTAGTAATTGACAAAATGCGGTGGAGAGAGTAAATCCGTGGTCACTCGGTGCGGCACAACAGTACACACGCAGCTCGCAGCACCCGGCACGGGCCCGCCGAGCGGCGCCGGACGCGGCCTGGAACATACAAGCACCCACTGAATCCGGCAGTCgaccgtttatttatttattatataaggagaaccaacagcttataaaacaataataataataataataatgcatcgCCTGTGTCACGAAGCGTATTGACTTCCTGAAGCAGAAAGTCTATGCGTGGGCGAGCCGTATTCGCCGCTACAGAGAGCGTGTGGATAGATTTCAGCAAAATCGCCTCTTCCAGAGTGACAAAAGGAAGGTATACTGGAAATGGGAGGGAACTGACCAACGTGTGTCTACTGTCACTCTCAACCCTAATGACATTAGTTGTGCGATCCGCATGACCCAGAACTGGAAAAGTCCTGGGCCGGATGGACTCCACAACTTCTGAATAAAATGGTTCCGATGTTCCCACGAACGTTTAGCAACACAATTCCAACAAGCCCTTGAGCTCGGTTCCCTACCAGCTTTCCTCACAACTGGTGTTACTTCCCTGCTCTATCAGTCCGGTAGTACCACGGAAGCCAAGAACTATCCACCCATAACATGCTTGCCTACCTTGTACAAGCTCCTTACATCCATTCTGACAACAAAAATCAACTCGCACATTGTTGCGAACAACATTTTGGCCCCCTCTCAGAATGGATGTAGGGTTGGGTCCCATGGTACTAGAGAGCTTCTCCTAATTGAAAACGAtataaaacgatatttaatttattactagcgatataagaactatcgtttttttttatggcgtGTACCTACTGTGGTATATtctaaactttttaaattgagcTTATCTACATCAAAAGCAGATTATAACCACTTCGGAAAATTAACAATTAACGACTCTACTCGTATTTCCATTAATAAAGGATGGACTCAAAATAGTTTTAGGGAAACAAATACACGCACCATCATCCACGACTAGGCATCGTCGAGCCCCAGCAGGTCGGCCGTgtcggggcggggcggggcggcgggggcggggcgggcggggcgggggcgcggCCCGCAGGTAGCGGCGCAGGTCGCGGCGCACGCCGTAGTTGGGCAGCAGCTGGGCGCTGCGCAGGCGCCGCCCCGTCACCGGCGACACCGCGCCCTCTGACAGAACATAATACATACAACTCTGCATAGTTCCTTATTAATGAATATAGAGATGAAGGCTTCTCATTCTTTTGTACTCTTTTGGTACATCGTTGATGATATGCTTAAGCATTATACGCATAGTACACATACATGAGAATACGTTCTCAAACCGTGTCTCTGGGTGGCTTAGAGACAGCACAACTGGAAACGCCCTACCCTGAGGCACACCGCGTCACTAGGCTCGGAGGA includes:
- the LOC141439925 gene encoding neurotrimin-like, whose amino-acid sequence is MCGRAWRRHALTAALVLAAHLIKVLSCGEAGAGAGAGAGAGAGAGAGSARARARRYVGLYTGPYFDPAAPNNITAQLGTHAYLPCKVRQLSNKSVSWIRRRDAHILTVDRFTFIADERFQAFLVEATDTWTLQVKYVQARDAGVYECQVGTEPKMSHFVQLNVVVPKIEIAGEAEVFVRAGSTVRVTCVITQALEEPAYIFWYHNGARVLDYDRAARDIRMERRAPDTTVGDLVMYNTRREDSGNYSCAPSNLDSASVVLHVLSGEQPAAMQHGNAAPPRAPSLPAAAAAAVALLLAAPSALHRLLLLLLQCHDEERPRH